A single Malaclemys terrapin pileata isolate rMalTer1 chromosome 3, rMalTer1.hap1, whole genome shotgun sequence DNA region contains:
- the MTRES1 gene encoding mitochondrial transcription rescue factor 1: MTGFSLPVTAFRKLNVWLGVWEKFPSNKLCMSWRRCIYSSHQSSIINYRKHFSISPVKHDVFLRLPSQCISVPCVRLKSDKSSRKKKQTLQEEEEDEEEEDEEERSDSEDEFENDPNIVKGYKDLAKVVQSFRYDIIIKCGLDIARNKVEDAFYNGELRLNGEKLWKKSRTVKVGDTLDLIVGEDKETETAVVMRVVLKKASEKTESEKYKVVLRRWKSLKVPKQDVFK, translated from the exons ATGACTGGTTTCAGTCTGCCCGTCACCGCCTTTAGAAAACTAAATGTCTGGCTTGGAGTCTGGGAGAAATTCCCCTCTAATAAACTCTGCATGTCCTGGAGGAGATGTATATACTCTAGCCACCAATCCAGTATAATAAACTACAGAAAACACTTCAGCATTTCTCCTGTGAAACATGATGTATTTTTAAGACTGCCTTCACAATGTATTTCAGTACCTTGTGTACGACTTAAAAGTGACAAAAGTtctagaaagaaaaaacaaaccctgcaagaggaggaggaagatgaggaggaggaggatgaagaagagAGAAGTGATTCAGAAGATGAATTTGAAAATGACCCCAATATAGTGAAAGGTTACAAGGATCTTGCCAAAGTAGTCCAGTCTTTTCGTTATgatataataataaaatgtggtctagatattGCAAGAAA caaagTGGAAGATGCATTCTATAATGGTGAACTCAGGCTGAATGGAGAAAAATTGTGGAAGAAAAGCAGAACT GTGAAAGTTGGTGACACACTGGATCTCATAGTAGGGGAGGATAAAGAAACAGAAACTGCTGTAGTTATGCGAGTTGTCTTAAAAAAAGCATCAGAAAAGACTGAAAGTGAAAAATACAAAGTGGTTTTGCGGCGCTGGAAAAGTTTAAAAGTGCCCAAGCAGGATGTATTTAAGTGA